In a single window of the uncultured Fretibacterium sp. genome:
- a CDS encoding TfoX/Sxy family DNA transformation protein gives MNGSLSSMPNIGPMLEDLLKRAEVGSPEALRAIGSREAWLRIRGIDPSACLHMLQALEGAVRGVGKKDLPEAVKAGLREFFEERRKGGEG, from the coding sequence ATGCCCAACATCGGGCCGATGCTGGAGGACCTGTTGAAACGCGCGGAGGTGGGGAGTCCCGAGGCTCTGAGGGCGATCGGGAGCCGCGAGGCCTGGCTCAGGATACGCGGCATCGACCCCTCAGCCTGTCTGCACATGCTCCAGGCCCTCGAGGGTGCGGTCCGCGGCGTCGGGAAAAAGGACCTGCCCGAGGCCGTCAAGGCGGGGCTGCGGGAGTTCTTCGAGGAGCGCCGCAAAGGCGGGGAGGGGTAG
- a CDS encoding fructose-specific PTS transporter subunit EIIC → MEKNTLFLIVNGGTSAPRGILAAEALRDAAKRLGRKLEIEVRANGSTLVAFDTPPGPDDRILLLGGKAGEKDPAVPERAEPIPVVDIGSILTDPTGALELLFGGAASPGAPAGGTKKELIVAITSCPTGIAHTFMAAEGLEQAAKALGYDIRVETQGSVGAGTPLTPEEISRAALVLIAADKEVERSRFVGKRVFATATKPAITAGEALIRQAFSEATVQAGDTEKASSEAAASQTAQKRAGPYKHLMTGVSFMLPFVVAGGLLIALGFAFGGIYAGDKSNAGTLAHALFTIGATGAFTLIVPVLAGYIAYSIADRPGIAPGMVGGVLAANLGAGFLGGIVAGFIAGYATDLLNRAIRLPKNLAGLKPVLILPLLGTLITGLLMLYAVGTPVARALQALTDWLQGMRGASSVLLGLLLGGMMAIDMGGPINKASYAFATGLITTQIYSPMAAAMAGGMTPPLALALACRLFRNRFTREELEAGNAAAVLGLAFVTEGAIPFAARDPLRVIPALAVGSALAGAISMLVGAELKVPHGGVFVLTIPEAATHVGGYLAAIAAGTVVSTLLLGLLKRPLKEV, encoded by the coding sequence GTGGAAAAGAACACGCTGTTTCTTATCGTCAACGGAGGAACGTCCGCGCCCCGCGGAATCCTTGCCGCGGAGGCCCTGAGGGATGCGGCAAAACGCCTGGGCCGGAAGCTGGAGATCGAGGTTCGGGCGAACGGCTCAACGTTGGTCGCCTTCGACACGCCGCCCGGCCCCGACGACCGCATCCTTCTCCTCGGAGGAAAGGCAGGGGAAAAAGACCCGGCCGTCCCGGAACGCGCGGAGCCCATCCCCGTCGTCGATATCGGATCGATCCTGACCGACCCGACGGGGGCGCTGGAGCTGCTCTTCGGGGGAGCAGCATCACCCGGCGCACCGGCCGGGGGGACGAAGAAGGAGCTCATCGTGGCGATCACATCCTGCCCGACCGGCATCGCACACACCTTCATGGCCGCCGAGGGGCTGGAGCAGGCGGCCAAAGCTCTGGGCTACGATATCCGAGTGGAGACCCAGGGGTCCGTCGGCGCAGGAACGCCCCTGACACCCGAGGAGATATCCAGGGCGGCCCTCGTCCTCATCGCCGCGGACAAGGAGGTGGAACGCAGCCGCTTCGTCGGCAAGCGGGTCTTCGCCACGGCGACGAAGCCGGCGATCACGGCCGGCGAGGCCCTGATCCGTCAGGCGTTCTCGGAGGCGACGGTCCAAGCGGGAGACACGGAAAAGGCGTCTTCCGAGGCGGCGGCATCCCAGACAGCCCAAAAGAGGGCCGGGCCGTACAAGCACCTGATGACGGGCGTCTCGTTCATGCTCCCCTTCGTCGTCGCGGGCGGCCTCCTGATCGCCCTCGGGTTCGCCTTCGGCGGCATCTACGCGGGGGACAAGTCCAACGCCGGAACCCTCGCCCACGCGCTCTTCACGATCGGCGCCACGGGCGCCTTCACGCTGATCGTACCGGTGCTGGCCGGCTACATCGCCTACTCGATCGCGGACCGGCCCGGCATCGCCCCCGGCATGGTCGGCGGGGTCCTGGCGGCCAACCTGGGCGCGGGGTTCCTCGGCGGCATCGTGGCCGGCTTCATTGCCGGATACGCGACGGACCTCCTGAACCGGGCGATCCGGCTTCCCAAGAACCTTGCCGGGCTCAAACCGGTTCTGATCCTCCCGCTTCTGGGCACGCTGATAACCGGACTCCTGATGCTGTACGCGGTCGGGACCCCCGTGGCCCGGGCGCTCCAGGCCCTTACCGATTGGCTCCAGGGGATGCGCGGGGCGAGCTCGGTCCTCCTGGGGCTGCTCCTGGGCGGGATGATGGCCATCGATATGGGAGGGCCTATCAACAAGGCGTCCTATGCCTTTGCCACGGGGCTCATCACCACCCAGATCTACAGCCCGATGGCTGCGGCCATGGCGGGCGGGATGACGCCCCCCCTGGCCCTGGCGCTCGCGTGCCGCCTGTTCCGGAACCGATTCACGCGCGAGGAGCTGGAGGCCGGAAACGCCGCGGCCGTCCTTGGGCTCGCCTTCGTGACGGAGGGGGCCATCCCCTTCGCGGCACGGGACCCGCTGCGGGTCATCCCGGCGCTCGCCGTGGGGTCCGCCCTGGCCGGGGCCATCTCCATGCTCGTCGGTGCGGAGCTCAAGGTTCCGCACGGGGGAGTCTTCGTCCTGACGATCCCGGAGGCAGCCACACACGTCGGGGGCTATCTCGCCGCCATCGCGGCGGGAACGGTCGTCAGCACCCTGCTGTTGGGGCTGCTCAAAAGGCCCTTGAAAGAAGTTTAA
- the pfkB gene encoding 1-phosphofructokinase, producing the protein MMRIVTVTLNPAIDMTVRLAEPLARGAVNLAESVTETPGGKGINVASFLADWGLGSSVTGLIGADNVGIFEGMFREKGLDDRFVRVPGKTRTNVKIVDGDETTDVNLPGLRADAPALRSLETALLDLAKEGPCIVSLSGSLPKGCGTDIYANLTEKLRGIGTQVMLDTSGEALKSALDAPVKPLCAKPNRSELAAWTGRTIRTEEDLICAAKSLLAGGMELLAVSMGGDGAAFFSKEGALHARKRLDRLSSTVGAGDSMVAGIIAALSEGGDLERVARLGTAFAAARVDADFEGTLRDRGAIEAIASSVELKSIGL; encoded by the coding sequence ATGATGAGGATCGTGACCGTCACCCTGAACCCCGCGATCGACATGACGGTAAGGCTGGCGGAACCGCTCGCGCGGGGGGCCGTCAACCTGGCCGAGTCCGTGACCGAGACGCCGGGCGGCAAGGGGATCAATGTCGCCTCGTTTCTGGCCGACTGGGGGCTGGGCTCATCCGTCACCGGCCTGATCGGCGCGGACAACGTCGGGATATTCGAGGGGATGTTCCGTGAGAAGGGGCTGGACGACCGCTTCGTCCGGGTCCCGGGCAAGACGCGCACAAACGTGAAGATCGTGGACGGCGACGAGACGACCGACGTCAACCTCCCCGGGCTTCGCGCGGATGCCCCTGCGCTCCGCAGCCTGGAGACGGCCCTTCTGGACCTGGCGAAGGAGGGGCCCTGCATCGTCTCCCTCTCGGGGAGCCTGCCCAAGGGGTGCGGGACGGATATCTACGCGAACCTGACTGAAAAGCTCCGGGGCATCGGCACTCAGGTGATGCTGGACACCAGCGGGGAGGCGCTGAAATCGGCCCTCGACGCTCCCGTCAAGCCGCTCTGTGCCAAGCCGAACAGGAGCGAGCTCGCGGCCTGGACCGGACGGACCATCAGGACAGAGGAGGATTTGATCTGCGCGGCCAAGTCCCTCCTGGCTGGAGGGATGGAACTGCTCGCGGTCTCGATGGGTGGGGACGGGGCGGCGTTCTTCTCCAAAGAGGGCGCCCTGCATGCAAGAAAGCGGCTGGACCGGCTTTCGAGCACCGTCGGGGCCGGCGACTCCATGGTCGCCGGCATCATCGCCGCTCTGAGCGAGGGCGGTGACCTCGAGCGCGTGGCGCGCCTCGGAACCGCCTTTGCGGCGGCTCGGGTCGACGCCGATTTCGAGGGCACCCTCCGGGACCGTGGGGCCATAGAGGCAATCGCCTCGTCCGTCGAGTTGAAGAGCATCGGACTGTAA
- a CDS encoding 4Fe-4S binding protein codes for MAKAVVDASTCVACEACVGTCPVEAISITDGKAKVNPDTCIECGSCVSACPVSAISQ; via the coding sequence ATGGCTAAAGCGGTCGTTGACGCCAGTACTTGTGTGGCGTGCGAGGCGTGTGTGGGGACATGTCCTGTTGAGGCTATCTCGATAACGGACGGTAAGGCAAAGGTCAACCCCGATACCTGCATCGAGTGCGGGAGTTGTGTTTCGGCCTGCCCGGTCAGCGCGATCTCCCAGTGA